The following are encoded in a window of Castanea sativa cultivar Marrone di Chiusa Pesio chromosome 5, ASM4071231v1 genomic DNA:
- the LOC142636230 gene encoding cuscuta receptor 1-like has product MVWFLNVSLFESFKELRSLDLSFNAIGGWIEHKGSESLLRLNKLESLDLDCNIFNRSIIHSLRLLTSLKSLNLSYNELEGSLPTKELSVFEDLEILDLRNNQLNGSETVQDLASLRSLEVLNLAGNYFNGSLPKYLCGSKKLEELDLSGNHFGGILPSSLYNLTSLQLLDLSGNEFTGNISSLMAGLTSLKYIDLSSNHFDRFSFDSLANISRLEFFRLECDSKKLDVETENSGWVPLFQLEFLVLSNCNLNKLSNQVPTFLFHQYSLRVLDLSYNNLKGPFPGWLLVNNTRLGVLSLNNNLFMGQLHLSLPLNSTYAMDVSNNQLSGHLQGNIGNILPKIRILHLFKNDFEGYLPFSIGNMSLLGILNLSFNNFSGEVPTESLAGCFLLQILDLSNNKFSGHLLSSTFNFTKLKVLKINDNQFSGNLSPKCSLMSHFDVSNNKLSDKIPIWICNKTNLVELFMRNNFFKGQIRCETIQIRHLDLSQNSLSGFLPSWSSEWLEALHLGQNYFLGSIPKAFLNISHLSTLDISDNRLSGRIPSAIGKLRDLTVLLLRGNRLRGTIPTQFCQLIYINLLDLSNNFLSGTIPHCFGRTLTMPYEYRIFQKDINVPILGFDNPLRNKAGLFYDYYPQDEFNFITKYRRSSYKGEILEFMSGLDFSCNNLTGGIPIGLGQLSGIVSLNLSHNQLTGPIPETLSNLTELESLDLSHNNLSGEIPPKLIALHFLEVFSVAHNNLSGRTLDMKAQFGTFNASSYEGNQFLCGLPLEKNCTIKDDSPPTLTKSSDVNDGKWYKVDQTVFFTSFSVTYIMFCLGVITVLYINPHWRLRCFNLVEDCMYSCYFFVVITLRKLAIRLYN; this is encoded by the exons ATGGTCTGGTTTCTAAACGTTTCTTTATTTGAGAGTTTCAAGGAGTTAAGAAGTCTTGATTTATCTTTTAATGCAATTGGTGGTTGGATTGAGCATAAAG GTTCTGAAAGTTTATTGAGATTGAACAAGCTGGAGAGTTTAGATCTTGATTGTAACATTTTCAATCGGAGTATCATACACTCATTGAGGTTACTTACGTCACTTAAAAGTCTGAATCTTTCTTACAATGAATTGGAAGGATCCCTGCCTACCAAAG aaCTTTCGGTTTTTGAAGACTTGGAAATTTTGGATTTAAGAAACAACCAGCTCAATGGCTCTGAAACGGTTCAAG ATCTTGCTAGTCTAAGAAGCTTGGAGGTCCTCAATTTAGCTGGCAATTATTTCAATGGTTCCTTGCCAAAAT aTTTATGTGGATCGAAGAAACTTGAAGAATTAGATCTTAGTGGGAATCATTTTGGAGGGATACTTCCTTCTAGCCTATACAATTTAACATCTCTTCAATTGTTAGATCTCTCTGGTAATGAGTTCACAGGAAACATTTCATCTTTGATGGCTGGACTGACATCCCTCAAGTATATTGATCTCAGTTCTAACCATTTTGATCGTTTCTCATTCGACTCACTTGCTAATATCTCAAGGCTTGAATTCTTTCGGCTTGAATGTGATAGCAAGAAGCTTGACGTAGAAACAGAAAATTCAGGCTGGGTACCTTTGTTTCAATTAGAGTTCCTTGTGCTTTCTAACTGTAATCTGAACAAGCTCTCCAATCAAGTGCCAACATTTCTGTTTCACCAATACAGCTTGAGAGTACTTGATCTCTCTTACAATAACTTGAAAGGACCTTTCCCTGGTTGGTTACTTGTAAACAATACAAGGCTAGGAGTTCTCTCTCTTAATAATAACTTGTTCATGGGTCAGCTTCATCTGTCGCTCCCTCTTAACTCGACCTATGCAATGGATGTGTCAAACAATCAGCTCAGTGGTCATCTTCAAGGAAATATAGGGAATATCCTACCAAAGATTAGGATTCTTCATTTATTCAAAAATGATTTTGAAGGTTATCTTCCATTCTCAATTGGTAACATGAGTCTCTTGGGCATACTGAACCTGTCTTTTAACAACTTTTCAGGAGAAGTACCAACGGAATCGCTTGCAGGTTGCTTCTTACTGCAGATTTTGGACTTATCCAATAATAAATTCAGTGGCCATCTATTGTCAAGCACTTTTAACTTTACTAAGTTAAAGGTTTTGAAGATAAATGACAATCAGTTCTCTGGAAATCTGTCACCCAAATGTTCTCTCATGTCTCATTTTGACGTCAGCAATAACAAGCTGTCAGATAAGATTCCCATTTGGATTTGCAACAAGACAAATCTTGTTGAACTCTTTATGCggaataattttttcaaaggtCAGATTCGTTGTGAAACAATTCAAATTCGGCATTTAGACCTTTCTCAAAATTCACTTTCAGGTTTTTTACCTTCGTGGTCAAGTGAATGGTTAGAAGCTCTGCATTTGGGCCAGAACTACTTTTTAGGGTCAATACCAAAAGCTTTTCTCAATATTTCGCACCTTTCAACATTAGATATCAGTGACAACAGGTTGTCAGGCAGAATTCCCAGTGCAATTGGTAAACTTCGGGATTTAACGGTTTTATTGCTCAGAGGAAATCGTTTAAGAGGCACAATTCCAACTCAGTTTTGTCAATTGATCTATATAAACTTGTTGGATCTGTCCAACAACTTCCTTTCGGGGACAATACCTCACTGCTTTGGGCGA ACTTTAACTATGCCTTACGaatatagaattttccaaaaagATATTAATGTGCCTATTTTGGGATTTGATAATCCTCTCCGTAACAAAGCTGGACTTTTTTATGATTATTACCCACAAGatgaatttaatttcattaCAAAATACAGGCGTAGCTCTTACAAGGGAGAGATTCTTGAATTCATGTCTGGTTTGGATTTCTCTTGCAACAACCTAACAGGTGGAATCCCAATCGGACTTGGACAACTATCTGGAATTGTTTCATTGAATTTATCTCACAATCAGTTAACAGGTCCCATTCCAGAGACATTGTCAAATCTGACAGAATTAGAGAGCTTGGATCTTTCTCACAACAATTTGAGTGGAGAAATTCCTCCCAAACTTATTGCTCTTCATTTTTTGGAGGTGTTCAGTGTTGCTCATAACAACTTATCAGGTAGGACACTAGATATGAAAGCACAATTTGGAACTTTTAATGCAAGCAGCTATGAAGGAAATCAATTTCTTTGTGGATTGCCATTGGAGAAAAACTGCACCATTAAAGATGATTCACCTCCAACACTAACAAAATCCTCAGATGTAAATGACGGGAAATGGTACAAAGTAGATCAAACAGTTTTCTTCACTAGCTTTTCGGTAACTTACATCATGTTTTGCCTAGGAGTAATTACTGTTCTTTATATCAACCCTCATTGGCGATTGCGATGTTTCAATTTGGTTGAGGATTGCATGtattcttgttatttttttgtggTCATTACTCTTCGTAAGTTAGCAATCCGTTTGTATAATTAG